The following proteins are encoded in a genomic region of Nycticebus coucang isolate mNycCou1 chromosome 17, mNycCou1.pri, whole genome shotgun sequence:
- the FAM53C gene encoding protein FAM53C has protein sequence MITLITEQLQKQTLDELKCTRFSISLPLPDHADISNCGNPFQLVSEGASWRGLPHCSCAEFQDSLNFSYHPSGLSLHLRPPSRGSSPQEQPLSQVLNPEPPDPEKLPVPPAPPSKRHCRSLSVPVDLSRWQPVWRPAPSKLWTPIKHRGSSGGGGPQVPHQSPPKRVSSLRFLQAPSASSQCAPAHRPYSPPFFSLALTQDSSRPCAASPQSGSWESDAESLSPCPPQRRFSLSPSLGPQANRFLPSARSSPASSPELPWRPRGLRSLPRSRSQPCDLDARKTGVKRRHEEDSRHLRPSLDFDKMNQKPYSGGLCLQETAREGSSISPPWFMACSPPHLSASCSPIGGSSQVLSESEEEEEGAVRWGRQALSKRTLCQQDFGDLDLNLIEEN, from the exons ATGATAACCTTGATCACTGAGCAGCTACAGAAGCAGACATTGGATGAGCTGAAATGCACACGCTTCAGCATCAGTTTG CCTTTGCCAGATCATGCAGACATCTCCAACTGTGGGAACCCTTTTCAGCTTGTGTCTG AAGGTGCTTCCTGGAGGGGCCTGCCCCACTGTTCCTGTGCTGAGTTCCAGGACAGCCTCAACTTCAGCTACCATCCCTCAGGCTTGAGCCTGCACCTCAGACCACCCAGTCGGGGAAGCTCCCCCCAGGAGCAGCCCCTCTCCCAAGTCCTAAACCCCGAGCCCCCAGACCCAGAGAAGCTTCCTGTGCCCCCTGCTCCTCCCTCCAAGAGGCACTGCCGCTCACTCTCAGTGCCCGTGGACCTGTCTCGCTGGCAGCCAGTGTGGCGGCCCGCCCCCTCCAAGCTGTGGACTCCCATCAAGCACCGGGGCAGTAGTGGAGGGGGTGGGCCGCAGGTGCCTCACCAGAGCCCTCCAAAGCGGGTCTCCAGCCTCAGGTTCCTCCAAGCTCCCAGTGCCTCTTCTCAGTGTGCCCCAGCCCACAGACCCTACAGCCCTCCATTCTTCAGCTTGGCCCTGACCCAAGATTCCTCTCGACCCTGTGCTGCCTCCCCTCAGAGTGGCTCCTGGGAGAGTGATGCTGAGTCTCTGTCACCTTGCCCACCTCAGCGTCGCTTCTCCTTGTCacccagcctggggccacagGCAAACCGCTTCTTGCCCTCTGCCCGGAGCTCCCCAGCATCCTCCCCGGAGCTGCCCTGGCGACCTCGAGGTCTCCGCAGCCTTCCTCGAAGCCGCTCACAGCCTTGTGATCTGGATGCCCGCAAAACTGGGGTCAAGCGGCGCCATGAGGAGGACTCCCGGCATCTGAGGCCTTCCTTGGACTTTGACAAGATGAATCAG AAACCATACTCAGGAGgtctctgtctccaagaaacagcCCGGGAAGGCAGCAGCATCTCTCCACCATGGTTTATGGCCTGTAGCCCCCCACACCTCTCTGCTTCCTGCAGCCCCATTGGGGGTTCCTCCCAGGTGCTGAGTGAAAgcgaagaggaggaggagggagctgtGCGGTGGGGGCGGCAAGCACTGAGCAAGCGGACATTGTGCCAGCAGGACTTTGGGGACCTGGACTTGAATCTCATTGAGGAGAACTAA